The following are encoded together in the Poseidonibacter lekithochrous genome:
- a CDS encoding carbohydrate ABC transporter permease, giving the protein MLIYIIFLMLPVYWLINMSLKTNEEILGTFSLFPNNLTFDNYIVIFTDPSWYWGYINSMTYVALNTVISVAIALPAAYAFSRYRFLGDKHLFFWLLTNRMAPPAVFALPFFQLYSSVGLFDTHIAVALAHTLFNVPLSVWILEGFMRGVPKEIDETAYIDGFSFFGFFTKIFTPLIASGIGVAAFFCFMFSWVELLLSRTLTSVNAKSIAATMTKTVSASGVDWGVLAAAGVLTLIPGAIVIYFVRNHIAKGLSLGRV; this is encoded by the coding sequence ATGCTTATCTATATTATATTTTTGATGTTGCCAGTATATTGGTTAATTAACATGAGTTTAAAAACAAATGAAGAGATATTAGGAACTTTTTCACTATTTCCTAATAACTTAACATTTGATAATTACATAGTGATTTTTACAGACCCATCTTGGTATTGGGGATATATAAACTCTATGACTTATGTTGCTTTAAATACGGTTATCTCTGTTGCAATTGCTTTACCAGCAGCTTACGCATTTTCTAGATATAGATTTTTAGGAGATAAACATTTATTCTTTTGGTTATTAACTAACAGAATGGCACCACCTGCTGTATTTGCGCTGCCATTTTTTCAACTTTACTCAAGTGTTGGTTTATTTGATACACATATTGCGGTGGCTTTAGCTCATACATTATTTAATGTACCATTGTCTGTTTGGATTTTGGAAGGCTTTATGCGTGGTGTACCAAAAGAGATTGATGAAACAGCATATATTGATGGTTTTAGTTTCTTTGGATTTTTTACAAAGATCTTTACTCCATTAATTGCATCTGGTATTGGTGTTGCTGCATTCTTTTGTTTTATGTTTTCATGGGTAGAGCTACTACTTAGTAGAACATTAACATCAGTTAATGCAAAATCTATTGCAGCGACAATGACAAAAACAGTTTCAGCTTCAGGTGTTGATTGGGGTGTTTTAGCAGCCGCAGGTGTTTTAACACTTATTCCTGGTGCTATTGTTATCTATTTTGTTCGTAATCACATTGCCAAGGGTCTATCTCTTGGACGAGTTTAA
- a CDS encoding extracellular solute-binding protein yields the protein MKIRNKISTSVFAAILGLSASSLNAADMSKWMDEFQPSVLTKAEQKSELDWFEKAAMPYKGMTIKVVSEGIGTHVYESKTLTKAFYDLTGIKVIHDIIGEGDVVEKLQTQMQTGQNIYDAYINDSDLIGTHWRYKQARDLTDWMAGEGKAVTNPGLDLKDFIGTSFTTGPDGKLYQLPDQQFANLYWFRYDWFTDPKNMADFKAKYGYELGVPVNWSAYEDIAEFFTGREIDGKKVYGHMDYGKKDPSLGWRFTDAWMSMAGMGDVGEPNGLPVDEWGIRVNDKSQPVGSCVQRGGATNSPAAVYAIEKYSEWLKKYAPPSAAGMVFSEAGPVPAQGEIAQQMFWYTAFTADMVKEKIAVVNEDGTPKWRMAPSPHGAYWTEGTKIGYQDAGSWTLMKSTPVKNAQAAWLYAQFVTSKTVDLKKSHVGLTFIRESSINHKSFTERAPKLGGLVEFYRSPARVQWSPTGTNVPDYPKLAQLWWQNIGDASSGQKTAQAALDALCKAQEKVLKRIERAGVQGDIGPKLNKKSDAEYWLKQPGSPKAKLANEKPTPMTVSYDELIKSWTNK from the coding sequence ATGAAAATAAGAAATAAGATTAGTACATCGGTTTTTGCAGCTATATTAGGTTTAAGCGCTTCTTCATTAAATGCGGCGGATATGAGTAAATGGATGGATGAATTTCAACCATCAGTATTAACTAAAGCTGAACAAAAAAGCGAACTTGATTGGTTTGAAAAAGCCGCAATGCCTTATAAGGGTATGACTATTAAAGTTGTATCAGAAGGTATTGGAACTCATGTTTATGAAAGTAAAACATTAACAAAAGCATTCTATGATTTAACAGGAATTAAAGTAATCCATGACATTATCGGTGAAGGTGATGTTGTTGAAAAATTACAAACACAAATGCAAACAGGTCAAAATATATACGATGCTTATATTAATGATTCTGATTTAATCGGAACTCACTGGAGATATAAACAAGCTAGAGATTTAACTGATTGGATGGCTGGTGAAGGTAAAGCTGTTACAAATCCAGGTTTAGATTTAAAAGATTTCATCGGTACTTCATTTACAACTGGTCCTGATGGAAAATTATATCAATTACCTGATCAACAATTTGCCAACTTATATTGGTTTAGATACGATTGGTTCACTGATCCAAAAAATATGGCTGATTTTAAAGCTAAATATGGTTATGAATTAGGTGTTCCAGTTAACTGGTCTGCATATGAAGATATTGCTGAGTTCTTTACTGGTCGAGAAATTGATGGTAAAAAAGTTTATGGACATATGGATTATGGTAAAAAAGATCCATCTTTAGGTTGGAGATTTACAGATGCATGGATGTCAATGGCAGGTATGGGTGATGTAGGTGAGCCAAATGGTCTTCCTGTTGATGAATGGGGAATTAGAGTAAATGATAAGTCTCAACCAGTTGGGTCTTGTGTACAAAGAGGGGGAGCTACTAACTCACCAGCTGCTGTTTATGCAATTGAAAAATATTCTGAATGGTTAAAGAAATATGCACCACCAAGTGCTGCGGGTATGGTATTCTCAGAAGCAGGACCAGTTCCAGCTCAAGGTGAAATTGCTCAACAAATGTTCTGGTATACAGCATTTACAGCTGATATGGTAAAAGAAAAAATTGCTGTAGTAAATGAAGATGGTACTCCAAAATGGAGAATGGCTCCATCACCTCATGGTGCTTACTGGACTGAAGGTACTAAAATTGGTTATCAAGATGCTGGTTCATGGACTTTAATGAAATCAACTCCTGTTAAAAATGCTCAAGCTGCGTGGTTATATGCTCAGTTCGTTACATCGAAAACAGTTGATTTAAAGAAATCACATGTTGGTTTAACATTTATTAGAGAATCATCTATTAATCATAAATCATTCACAGAGAGAGCACCTAAACTTGGTGGTTTAGTAGAATTCTATAGATCTCCAGCAAGAGTACAATGGTCTCCAACTGGAACAAATGTACCTGATTATCCAAAATTAGCACAATTATGGTGGCAAAATATTGGTGATGCTTCATCAGGTCAAAAAACTGCACAAGCAGCACTAGATGCACTTTGTAAAGCACAAGAAAAAGTTCTTAAAAGAATTGAAAGAGCTGGTGTACAAGGTGATATCGGTCCAAAACTTAACAAAAAAAGCGATGCAGAATATTGGTTAAAACAACCAGGTTCTCCAAAAGCTAAATTAGCAAATGAGAAACCAACTCCAATGACAGTTTCTTATGATGAACTAATTAAATCTTGGACAAACAAATAA
- a CDS encoding aldehyde dehydrogenase family protein: MKNLKQEEILKSNFRDTVSNEPMKNLIAGEWKASHEISENINPSNTLDKVCTFYRGTYDHIFDTINFAKDVQKDWGKSSIYLRQEILNDIANKLMSDKDYYGEIISREAGKPIKEATDEVVKSAEFFSYFASESIRTKGAFMDSPRDSVDIEVINEPVGVVGVITPWNYPLAIAAWKIAPALAYGNSVILKPSSSTPAIAYILAKIIDSTKLPKGVFSLVFGKGGVIGNALAESTKVKAITFTGSVGVGKELARRSITSMTKLQLEMGSKNSLVILDDADINIAVDAAIKGAYNANGQKCTSCSKLVVTEGIYEEFIEAFKTKMKSLVVGNAMNPTSQIGPCIDKKQLDSNLAYIKLGIEEGATLVCGGEAIKAETDGYYFSPALFVDGKSSMRINQEEMFGAIACVIKVKDYEEAIDVLNDTEFGLSGGIITNNLKRAMQFKHDADIGNVMINLPTAGMDNHVPFGGKKGSSYGSREKSYAAMDFYTSTKTAYIKY, encoded by the coding sequence ATGAAAAACTTAAAACAAGAAGAAATATTAAAATCAAACTTTAGAGATACAGTAAGTAATGAACCAATGAAAAATCTTATTGCAGGAGAGTGGAAAGCTAGTCATGAAATAAGTGAAAATATAAACCCTTCTAATACATTAGACAAAGTATGTACATTTTATAGAGGTACATATGATCATATTTTTGACACGATTAATTTTGCGAAAGATGTACAAAAAGATTGGGGGAAATCATCTATTTATTTAAGACAAGAAATCTTAAATGATATTGCCAATAAATTAATGTCAGATAAAGATTATTATGGAGAAATTATTTCAAGAGAAGCTGGTAAACCAATAAAAGAAGCTACAGATGAAGTTGTGAAATCTGCTGAATTCTTTTCTTATTTTGCCTCTGAATCAATTAGAACAAAAGGTGCATTTATGGACTCACCTAGAGATTCAGTTGATATTGAAGTTATTAATGAACCCGTGGGTGTTGTGGGTGTTATTACTCCATGGAATTATCCTTTAGCAATTGCTGCGTGGAAAATTGCACCAGCTTTAGCATATGGGAATTCTGTGATTTTAAAGCCTTCAAGCTCAACTCCTGCTATTGCTTATATCTTAGCAAAAATTATTGACTCAACAAAATTACCAAAAGGTGTATTTTCACTAGTATTTGGAAAAGGTGGAGTTATTGGAAATGCTTTAGCTGAATCAACAAAGGTAAAAGCAATTACATTCACAGGTTCAGTTGGTGTTGGAAAAGAACTAGCAAGAAGATCAATTACATCTATGACTAAACTTCAACTTGAAATGGGAAGTAAAAATTCACTTGTTATTTTAGATGATGCTGATATTAATATTGCAGTTGATGCGGCTATTAAAGGCGCTTATAATGCAAATGGTCAAAAATGTACTTCTTGTTCAAAGTTAGTTGTAACTGAGGGAATTTATGAAGAGTTTATTGAAGCTTTTAAAACTAAGATGAAATCTTTAGTTGTTGGTAATGCAATGAATCCTACTAGCCAAATTGGCCCTTGTATAGATAAAAAACAACTAGATTCTAATCTTGCATATATTAAATTAGGAATAGAAGAGGGTGCTACATTGGTTTGTGGTGGTGAAGCTATTAAAGCTGAAACAGATGGATACTACTTCTCTCCTGCACTTTTTGTTGATGGTAAATCAAGTATGAGAATTAATCAAGAAGAGATGTTTGGTGCTATTGCTTGTGTTATAAAAGTAAAAGACTATGAAGAAGCAATTGATGTATTAAATGATACAGAGTTTGGACTTTCTGGTGGAATTATTACTAACAATTTAAAAAGAGCAATGCAATTTAAACACGATGCTGATATTGGAAATGTAATGATTAATCTTCCAACTGCAGGAATGGATAATCATGTACCATTTGGTGGTAAAAAAGGTTCATCTTACGGTTCTAGAGAAAAATCATATGCTGCGATGGATTTTTATACTTCTACTAAAACAGCATACATCAAATACTAG
- the glpK gene encoding glycerol kinase GlpK translates to MKYILAIDQGTTSSRAILFNKQMKIEATSQEEFPQYFPNSGWVEHNSNDLFETVLNSCKNVLKEANANIEDIVSIGITNQRETTVVWDKHTGEAIYNAIVWQDRRTADECNEFKKSGYEKMIIEKTGLLFDPYFSGMKLRWILENVEGAKQKAVDGDLLFGTVDSFLIWKLTNGEKHLTDATNAARTMLYNIKTNKWDEDICKLLDIPMNILPEVKDCADDFGLVSEDFFGKEIPINGVAGDQQSAAVGQACFEPGMVKSTYGTGCFALLNIGEKMVTSKNKLLTTIAYRIDGKTSYALEGSIFIAGAVIQWLRDGLKIINEAKEAQELAKDADMNQQLYLVPAFTGLGAPYWDTKCRGAIYGLTRGSGPKEFSRAALESVAYQTRDLLDAMNDDLSSFDEPLTNKTILRVDGGMAASDYTMQFLSNILDATIDRPEILETTALGVAWLAGMKTGFYPNQEEFSKNWILERRFDSSMDNTTREKLYDGWKDSVRRTLS, encoded by the coding sequence ATGAAATATATATTAGCAATAGATCAAGGTACAACTTCAAGCCGTGCTATACTGTTTAATAAACAGATGAAAATTGAAGCAACATCACAAGAAGAATTCCCTCAATATTTTCCAAATTCAGGATGGGTTGAACATAATTCAAATGATTTATTTGAAACAGTGTTAAATTCTTGTAAGAATGTACTAAAAGAAGCAAATGCAAATATTGAAGATATTGTATCTATAGGAATTACTAATCAAAGAGAAACTACTGTTGTTTGGGATAAACATACAGGAGAAGCTATTTACAATGCAATTGTTTGGCAAGATAGAAGAACAGCAGATGAATGTAATGAGTTTAAAAAATCTGGTTATGAAAAAATGATTATTGAAAAAACAGGACTTTTATTTGATCCTTATTTTTCAGGAATGAAATTAAGATGGATTCTTGAAAATGTAGAAGGTGCAAAACAAAAAGCTGTTGATGGAGATTTATTATTTGGAACAGTTGATTCATTTTTAATTTGGAAATTAACAAATGGAGAGAAACATTTAACAGATGCTACAAATGCTGCTAGAACAATGCTTTATAATATCAAAACTAACAAATGGGATGAGGATATTTGTAAATTATTAGATATTCCTATGAATATACTTCCAGAAGTAAAAGATTGTGCTGATGATTTTGGTTTAGTTAGTGAAGATTTTTTTGGAAAAGAAATACCTATAAATGGAGTAGCTGGGGATCAACAAAGTGCTGCTGTTGGACAAGCTTGTTTTGAACCGGGAATGGTTAAATCTACTTATGGAACTGGATGTTTTGCACTTTTAAATATTGGTGAAAAAATGGTTACATCAAAAAATAAACTTTTAACTACTATTGCATATAGAATTGATGGTAAAACATCTTATGCTTTAGAGGGTTCAATTTTTATTGCAGGTGCAGTTATACAATGGTTAAGAGATGGCTTAAAAATTATTAATGAAGCTAAAGAAGCTCAAGAGTTAGCAAAAGATGCTGATATGAATCAACAACTCTATTTAGTGCCTGCTTTTACAGGTCTTGGTGCTCCTTATTGGGATACTAAGTGTAGAGGTGCTATTTATGGACTTACTCGTGGTTCTGGACCAAAAGAGTTTTCAAGAGCAGCTTTAGAGAGTGTTGCATATCAAACGAGAGATTTACTTGATGCGATGAATGATGATTTAAGTAGTTTTGATGAACCGTTAACAAATAAAACAATTTTAAGAGTTGATGGTGGTATGGCAGCTTCTGATTATACTATGCAATTTCTATCAAATATTTTAGATGCAACAATTGATAGACCTGAAATCTTAGAAACAACTGCTTTAGGTGTTGCTTGGTTAGCTGGTATGAAAACTGGATTTTATCCAAATCAAGAGGAATTTTCTAAAAACTGGATTCTAGAGAGAAGATTTGATTCTTCAATGGATAATACTACAAGAGAAAAACTTTATGATGGATGGAAAGATTCAGTTAGACGAACATTATCATAG
- a CDS encoding DUF2160 domain-containing protein: MAWTSGTAIFFISIFIALIGMTVWAIKWPQAPRVGILRIETTPGDRLFLSLLGSAFICLAWLAMFGAPIYGGMIVCFVYALAVFRWV; encoded by the coding sequence ATGGCTTGGACAAGCGGTACAGCGATATTCTTTATAAGTATATTTATAGCTTTAATAGGTATGACTGTTTGGGCAATAAAATGGCCTCAAGCACCACGGGTAGGGATTCTACGAATTGAAACCACCCCAGGTGATAGACTTTTTCTTAGTCTATTAGGCTCGGCATTTATTTGCCTAGCTTGGTTGGCAATGTTTGGTGCTCCAATTTATGGGGGAATGATTGTTTGTTTTGTTTATGCTCTTGCGGTTTTCCGTTGGGTATAA
- the purU gene encoding formyltetrahydrofolate deformylase, with protein sequence MDKYILLIDTEDAKGLVYNISKVLFANNLNIEQNAEYVDSETNKFFMRTIISGNVSKNILLKELNEVLPPNAEIKLNKKTKKDVVILATKETHVLGDLLIRYIDGELNADIKAVIANHEDLRDLVEKFGIPFTCISAEGMERETHEDLMIEEINKYEPELIVLAKYMRILTSKFVGNFPKKVLNIHHSFLPAFIGANPYKQAHQRGVKIIGATAHYVTNDLDEGPIISQDVVRVDHSYSWQDMRKAGRNVEKIVLSNAFQLLLDDKVFVHGNKTVIL encoded by the coding sequence ATGGATAAGTATATACTTTTAATAGATACTGAAGATGCAAAAGGACTTGTTTATAACATTTCAAAAGTTCTTTTTGCAAACAACTTAAATATAGAACAAAATGCTGAATATGTAGATTCAGAAACTAACAAATTTTTTATGAGAACAATTATCTCTGGAAACGTTTCAAAAAATATCTTACTTAAAGAGTTAAACGAAGTTTTACCTCCAAATGCAGAAATCAAACTAAATAAAAAAACTAAAAAAGATGTAGTTATTTTAGCAACTAAAGAAACACATGTTTTAGGTGACTTATTAATCAGATATATTGATGGGGAATTAAATGCAGATATCAAAGCTGTAATTGCAAACCATGAAGATTTAAGAGATTTAGTTGAGAAGTTTGGAATTCCTTTCACTTGTATTAGTGCAGAAGGTATGGAGAGAGAAACTCATGAAGATTTAATGATTGAAGAAATCAATAAATATGAACCAGAATTAATTGTATTAGCAAAATATATGAGAATTTTAACTTCTAAATTTGTAGGAAATTTCCCTAAAAAAGTTTTAAATATTCATCATTCATTCTTACCAGCATTTATTGGTGCAAACCCATATAAACAAGCACACCAAAGAGGTGTTAAGATTATTGGAGCAACTGCACATTATGTAACTAATGATTTAGATGAAGGTCCAATTATCTCTCAAGACGTTGTAAGAGTTGACCATTCATACTCATGGCAAGATATGAGAAAAGCAGGAAGAAACGTAGAAAAAATCGTACTTTCAAATGCTTTCCAATTATTACTTGATGATAAAGTATTTGTTCATGGAAATAAGACGGTGATTTTATAA
- a CDS encoding tRNA (cytidine(34)-2'-O)-methyltransferase, producing MFNLVLLEPRMPGNVGTIGRLAFAMDCTLHLIKPYGFGDITEKEVRRAGLDYWFELDVREYENIEEFWEKNPFSPRHFFATTKTTQNYFDAEFNTGDYFYFGREDAGLPQEVLDKREESCITIPMTNDARSLNIANSVSIIAYEALRQNFKDFK from the coding sequence ATGTTTAATCTTGTTTTATTAGAACCTAGAATGCCAGGAAACGTAGGTACAATAGGAAGATTAGCATTTGCTATGGATTGTACTTTACACCTTATTAAACCTTATGGTTTTGGTGATATTACAGAAAAAGAAGTAAGACGAGCAGGGCTTGATTATTGGTTTGAATTAGATGTGAGAGAGTATGAAAATATTGAAGAGTTTTGGGAAAAGAATCCATTCTCTCCTAGACACTTCTTTGCAACAACTAAAACAACTCAAAATTACTTTGATGCAGAATTTAATACTGGTGATTATTTTTACTTCGGTAGAGAAGATGCTGGACTTCCTCAAGAAGTATTAGATAAAAGAGAAGAATCTTGTATTACTATTCCTATGACAAATGATGCTAGAAGTTTAAATATTGCAAACTCAGTATCTATTATTGCTTATGAAGCATTAAGACAAAACTTTAAAGATTTTAAATAA
- a CDS encoding carbohydrate ABC transporter permease: MKKTVNQKAWFLVLPVLLLVGFSAVIPLMTVVNYSVQDTFGNNQFFAVGLEWFEEILHSERIHDALGRQVLFTSIILAIEIPLGIFIALHMPKKGFWASACLVLVALPLLVPWNVVGTIWQIFGRTDIGLLGHTLASFGVDYNYTQNVLDAWITIIIMDVWHWTSLVVLLCYAGLQSIPSAYYQAAKIDQASKWSIFRYIQLPKMMGVLLIATLLRFMDSFMIYTEPMVVTGGGPGNATTFLSIDLVKMAIGQFDLGPAAAFSLIYFLVILLASWAFFTIMTNIDKEEA; encoded by the coding sequence ATGAAAAAAACAGTAAATCAAAAAGCTTGGTTTTTAGTACTTCCTGTTCTTTTACTTGTTGGATTTTCAGCTGTTATTCCTTTAATGACAGTAGTTAATTATTCTGTTCAAGATACCTTTGGAAATAATCAATTCTTTGCGGTTGGATTAGAATGGTTTGAAGAAATTTTACATTCTGAGAGAATTCATGATGCCTTAGGTCGACAAGTATTATTTACTTCGATTATTTTAGCAATTGAAATACCTTTAGGAATATTTATTGCTTTACATATGCCAAAAAAAGGCTTTTGGGCTTCGGCTTGTTTAGTATTAGTTGCTTTACCTCTTTTGGTTCCTTGGAATGTTGTTGGTACTATTTGGCAAATTTTTGGAAGAACTGATATTGGATTATTAGGACATACTTTAGCTTCTTTTGGTGTTGATTATAACTATACACAAAATGTACTAGATGCATGGATTACTATTATTATAATGGATGTATGGCATTGGACTTCACTTGTTGTATTACTTTGTTATGCAGGATTACAGTCAATTCCATCTGCTTATTATCAAGCAGCGAAAATTGACCAAGCTTCAAAATGGAGCATATTTAGATATATCCAACTTCCAAAAATGATGGGTGTTTTATTAATTGCAACACTATTAAGATTTATGGATAGTTTCATGATTTATACAGAACCTATGGTTGTAACTGGTGGTGGTCCTGGAAATGCTACAACATTCCTTTCTATTGACTTAGTAAAAATGGCAATTGGTCAGTTTGATTTAGGACCTGCGGCTGCATTCTCATTAATATACTTCTTAGTTATATTATTGGCATCATGGGCATTTTTTACAATTATGACAAATATCGATAAAGAGGAGGCATAA
- the pyk gene encoding pyruvate kinase, with translation MEKKTKILATLGPNSDDLDTIEGLIKSGVNMFRLNFSHGTHKYHLKTLNTIRIAMTNLDKTVGVLQDISGPKVRVGELKEKFELKKDDLITFLSEEIIGYQKCENEYIVSINYPDILKKIKLDEYIYLYDGTIRAKVIKIDGDVQARIENNGTLSSKKGVNFPNTQIDINVITKKDEEDIAWGVENAVDYFAISFVQNAKDMQKARSLLNGYDGKLIAKIEKFDAVENIDEIISHSDGIMVARGDLGIEVPYYDVPTIQKMLIRKSNEAGIPVITATQMLLSMTDNERATRAEISDVANAVLDGTDVVMLSEETAVGENPINVVNTMSNIILKTEEIYKYEKQDKFEYLDEFDVIQATVTKLADDLDAKAILSLTSSGKSAIKMSRYRPKSPIYAFTHSSKVLNSLNPIWGVEPIAKFKEARASRMIKKMLKILKNRNQLDENGPYIVTIGYPAGVPGSTNTIKVLNSSEIKYYLNYVISKKKYINY, from the coding sequence ATCGAAAAGAAAACAAAAATATTAGCAACACTAGGGCCAAATAGTGATGACCTTGATACTATAGAAGGTTTAATAAAATCTGGCGTAAATATGTTTCGTTTAAATTTTTCACATGGAACACATAAATACCATTTGAAAACATTAAATACAATTAGAATTGCAATGACAAATTTAGATAAGACTGTAGGGGTACTTCAAGATATTTCTGGCCCAAAGGTTAGAGTTGGAGAATTAAAAGAGAAGTTTGAGTTAAAAAAAGATGATTTAATCACTTTTTTATCTGAAGAAATAATTGGTTATCAAAAGTGCGAAAACGAATATATAGTTTCTATAAATTATCCAGATATTTTAAAGAAAATAAAACTTGATGAATATATATATTTATATGATGGAACAATTAGAGCAAAAGTAATTAAAATCGATGGAGATGTACAAGCAAGAATAGAAAATAATGGTACTTTATCTTCTAAAAAAGGTGTAAATTTCCCAAATACACAAATTGATATTAATGTTATTACTAAAAAAGACGAAGAAGATATTGCATGGGGAGTTGAAAATGCAGTAGACTATTTTGCAATCTCTTTTGTTCAAAATGCAAAAGATATGCAAAAAGCTAGAAGTTTATTAAATGGCTATGATGGAAAACTAATAGCAAAGATTGAAAAATTTGATGCAGTTGAAAATATCGATGAAATAATATCTCATAGCGATGGAATAATGGTTGCTAGGGGTGATTTAGGTATTGAAGTTCCTTATTATGATGTTCCTACAATTCAAAAGATGTTAATTAGAAAATCAAATGAAGCAGGAATTCCAGTAATTACAGCAACACAAATGTTGTTATCTATGACAGATAATGAAAGAGCAACAAGAGCAGAAATATCTGATGTTGCAAATGCTGTTCTTGATGGAACTGATGTTGTAATGCTTAGTGAAGAAACAGCTGTTGGTGAAAATCCAATAAATGTGGTAAATACTATGAGTAATATTATTCTAAAAACTGAAGAGATATACAAATATGAAAAACAAGATAAGTTTGAGTATCTTGATGAATTTGATGTGATACAAGCAACAGTTACAAAACTAGCTGATGATTTAGATGCAAAAGCAATATTATCCCTAACAAGTTCTGGAAAATCTGCTATTAAAATGTCTAGATATAGACCAAAGTCACCTATTTATGCTTTTACTCATAGTAGCAAAGTTTTAAATTCTTTAAATCCTATTTGGGGTGTTGAACCAATTGCTAAGTTTAAAGAAGCAAGGGCTAGTAGAATGATAAAAAAAATGTTGAAGATTTTAAAGAATAGAAATCAGCTTGATGAAAATGGTCCATACATTGTAACTATAGGTTATCCAGCAGGAGTTCCTGGTAGTACAAATACAATTAAAGTACTAAATAGCTCTGAAATAAAATATTATTTAAATTATGTAATAAGCAAAAAAAAATATATTAACTATTAA
- a CDS encoding response regulator transcription factor, protein MHKILVLEDDELFASTLEDFLEDEGFCVDIAYDGEACLDLNYENKYDLYIFDINVPKINGLDLLEQLRSSGDQTPSIFLTSYKDKETLQKGFNNGCDDYLKKPVDLDELILRIRALLKRNNKQFENIELNNNLVFNPISKRVFENNEDINLPVKVSELLELFIENRGEIVTKDMIISKLWACDEEYSEGSIRVYINSIKKLLGKDSLSNIKGIGYKIEF, encoded by the coding sequence TTGCATAAGATATTGGTTTTAGAAGATGATGAACTATTTGCAAGTACATTAGAGGACTTTTTGGAAGATGAGGGTTTTTGTGTAGATATTGCTTATGACGGTGAAGCTTGCTTAGATTTAAACTATGAAAATAAATATGACTTATATATTTTTGATATTAATGTACCAAAAATAAATGGTCTTGACCTTCTTGAACAACTTAGAAGTTCAGGTGATCAAACCCCTTCAATTTTTTTAACATCATACAAAGATAAAGAAACTTTGCAAAAAGGTTTTAACAATGGTTGTGATGATTATCTTAAAAAACCTGTAGATTTAGATGAGTTAATATTACGAATTAGAGCTTTATTAAAACGAAATAATAAACAATTTGAAAATATTGAACTAAACAATAATTTAGTATTTAATCCTATTTCAAAAAGAGTTTTTGAAAATAATGAAGATATAAACCTTCCTGTAAAAGTATCAGAATTATTAGAGCTATTTATTGAAAATAGAGGTGAAATCGTAACTAAAGATATGATTATCTCTAAGCTTTGGGCTTGTGATGAAGAGTATAGTGAAGGTTCAATCCGAGTATATATTAATTCAATAAAAAAACTACTAGGAAAAGATTCCTTATCAAATATTAAAGGAATAGGATACAAAATTGAATTCTAA